In Actinobacillus equuli, the genomic stretch TTTCTGTAATGCTTCTAAACCCGAAAAATCACTCAAACCCCAATAACAAAGCCCTTCACGTTGTAAATAACGAGATTTTAATTTTTGTTCGAATCGGACTACTCCATTCTCCTCGCAATAGTCATAGACCTTTTTGTAATAAGTGAACTCCTTTGAATCGAAACCAAACTTATTTTTAATCTTGTCAAAAGAATGTATTAAAAGCTCTTCGTGTTTGATATAGCAGGATGGGTAAATCAGATTGGCATTACCCTTTGCGCTTAACCAATCGACTGTGCAGCCATTAGTGTGTAATCGACCGATTGAGTTACGGTAACGCATTTGAGAAAGAGCCTTGAGAAATGTACGTTCATTACCTCGACCGACTGAAACATTAGTGGTGATGTCTAAACGCTTGATGATGGCACCGTTTGAAAAAGTTCTTACTTTTTCGCCGTCTTTGCCTTGTCCGTGGAAAATCTCTGTACAACGAGTAAATAATGGAAGTTTAAGAGAGAAAAGAATGTTGTTAAAACAAGAAACACAAGAATCAATATCAGTAAAACCTAATACATTTTCAACTTTATTCCAACGGCTTGGGTTCCCTTCCATTCGAATAACGGAACCGGAAACCTTGATAGAAACCTCATCGCAATAGCTGCCTTTATGACGATATTTTCCGGTTCTTATGCCCTGCTGAACTTCTCCGGTATCAAGATGAATGCCTATCACACCGAAATCAAAAATAGACGCAAGCGTAGATTCGGGAATCTCGAATCCAAAATCTTGTTCTATTGTGAGCCAGTCAATGTGATAATTCATAAAAATCTACCGCATGCAAACATACATTGATAAAAAATATAATATATTTATATACCGCATGCAAGCATATTTACATACAAAAGACATAAAAAACTTATAATGATAGATGAATTTTTATCAATCAAAGAGAATAAAAAATGAGCACAAGAAAAGACACTTCCGTTAGAATTAACGAACAAAGACGTAATAAATTAGAAATGTTAGCAATAGAAATTAGCCATAAAAGTGGACGATTAACAAAAATGAGTGACATAGTAAATCATTTGCTTGATAACTACTTAAATGAAGCAAAGCAAGACCTAATTCACCAGCCTAAAGAAAATAAGAAATGATAAAAAGTGCAAAATCTTGCACTAAAGTTCAACTATAAAAGTATGGAAAACCATACCAAAGTTCGGGTGTTACAGAACTCCCGAACTTCTCCGCTTGCTTTTTAAACACCTATCACCGGTGAAACCTTCTGCCGGAAACCTTGCGATAAGTGCGTATAAACTCGTCTAAATCAATGGGAACATCAGAATGAACCAACTCTTGCAAAAACAACATAAAGTGTTCTAGCTGCTGAAATCGTTTATCAGTTGTAGCTGGAGGCTCGTTCCTATCATAACGAAAACGGACTTCAAGGGAATCGACGGTAAGATAAATACGATGTTCGGTCATTTTTAAGAGCTTGACGGCTTCAAAGAAGTGTTGAGGAGTGATGTGAGAAAGGGTGATATCAGCCATAAATTACCTAATTTAAAGCCTTACATCGCATAACAACAGGTTATGTATAAATTCTCAGGCAGTAAGGGAGATTATCACTGCCCGAGAATTCAACATAACCTGATAAACATTATGCGAAGCAAAATGATTGTAAGTCATTGATTAATAATGGTTATTTGCTTTCTGTGTTGCTTACAAGCTCAATTGTTGAGTTTTCATCAAAATTGTACGTAATCCCTTTACGACCACCTTCTAATTTGACTTCTTGAGTTGATGTGTTGTAACCGCCGTAGCTGTACTGTAACATCTATAATGTGATGTTACATCTAAGATCGCTAAATATATTTGGTTAATATATATTACAAATTTGTTATTATTCGTCCATATAACCATAGAAATGAAATAAATCCTTATTATTTGTTTGTTGCATATGATAGACTTTATTCTAATTTTAAAAAGATTAAGGTAGTTTTATGTATAGTTTATTAAACAAATATCAAAGAACCAGTGCAATTCCATCCTTATTATGCGACTTTTATAAAACCTCTCATCGAATCCAGTATCCTGAAAATACGCAAATTTTGTATAGTACTTTTACCCCTCGTAGCAATAAACAAGCACCTTATTTAACCCGTGTTGTTTCTTTTGGGGTTCAAGCATTTATTACCAAATATTTAATCCATTATTTTAATGATAATTTTTTTAATCGCCCAGAATCCGACGTTGTATCAGAATATTCGCAATTTATTACACAAACGCTACAAATGGTCGATAAGGGTGAACACATTGCTCAATTACATCAATTAGGCTATTTACCTATTCGCATTAAAGCGATTCCGGAGGGAAAATCGGTTGCAATTAAAGTGCCGGTAATGACTATTGAAAATACACATCCGGATTTCTTTTGGTTAACCAACTATTTAGAAACGCTGATCAATGTCTGTTTATGGCAGCCTATGACGTCTGCATCAATTGCATTCGCTTATCGCTCTGCTCTTGCTAAATTTGCAGAAAAAACCTGTGATAGCCATGAGCATATTCCATTTCAATCGCATGACTTTTCAATGCGTGGAATGAGTTCGTTAGAATCTGCTGAAATATCCGGTGCAGGTCATTTAACTTGTTTTTTAGGCACGGATACGATTCCGGCGATTTCATTTATCAGTAGTTATTATGGTTCACAAAATTTGATTGGTACTTCTATACCCGCTTCTGAACATTCGGTTATGAGTGCGCATGGTGTGGATGAGCTACCTACCTTCCGCTATTTAATGCAGAAAT encodes the following:
- a CDS encoding nicotinate phosphoribosyltransferase, translated to MYSLLNKYQRTSAIPSLLCDFYKTSHRIQYPENTQILYSTFTPRSNKQAPYLTRVVSFGVQAFITKYLIHYFNDNFFNRPESDVVSEYSQFITQTLQMVDKGEHIAQLHQLGYLPIRIKAIPEGKSVAIKVPVMTIENTHPDFFWLTNYLETLINVCLWQPMTSASIAFAYRSALAKFAEKTCDSHEHIPFQSHDFSMRGMSSLESAEISGAGHLTCFLGTDTIPAISFISSYYGSQNLIGTSIPASEHSVMSAHGVDELPTFRYLMQKFPDSMLSIVADTTDFWHNISVNLPLLKNEIMARPTHAKVVIRPDSGDFFAILCGNSTACNEHERKGLIESLWDMFGGTINTKGYKVLDPHIGAIYGDGVTYDKMLSVLEGLEQKGFASSNIVFGVGAQTYQRNTRDTLGFAVKATSITINGTEKAIFKNPKTDDGLKKSQKGRVKVLSFGHYIDGLTATDDFTDDMLELIFENGKLVKHISFDQIRDNINAQL
- a CDS encoding phage/plasmid replication domain-containing protein, which produces MNYHIDWLTIEQDFGFEIPESTLASIFDFGVIGIHLDTGEVQQGIRTGKYRHKGSYCDEVSIKVSGSVIRMEGNPSRWNKVENVLGFTDIDSCVSCFNNILFSLKLPLFTRCTEIFHGQGKDGEKVRTFSNGAIIKRLDITTNVSVGRGNERTFLKALSQMRYRNSIGRLHTNGCTVDWLSAKGNANLIYPSCYIKHEELLIHSFDKIKNKFGFDSKEFTYYKKVYDYCEENGVVRFEQKLKSRYLQREGLCYWGLSDFSGLEALQKGFLDMYRRLSVSEVKLETIAEQLVSEGIVDTLRKANTTAYYAMLWANGQNLFLKEAQFKLHRARLRKIGIDIANPCDIEKFQAVRVISCEQIFVKPFKAPDFYQYPSNMPKLRLIA